A stretch of the Streptomyces sp. NBC_01428 genome encodes the following:
- a CDS encoding metallophosphoesterase has protein sequence MRARYGVPLGITAVGAAGLLYSAGFEARSFRLRRVTVPVLPPGMRPLRVLQVSDIHMVGGQSKKQRWLRSLAGLRPDFVINTGDNLSDPEGVPEVLDALGPLMEFPGAYVFGSNDYYGPKLRNPARYLFEKAQGRHGLNGNKPAVSAIHNPWEDLRDGFDTAGWLNLTNTRGTLKIEGSEIELTGLDDPHIKRDRYARVAGGPSESADFSMGVVHAPYLRTLDAFTADGYPLVLAGHTHGGQLCLPFYGAFVTNCDLDTDRVKGLSTHTAEGRTSYMHVSAGCGTNRYTPVRFACPPEASLLTLVARQ, from the coding sequence TACCCCTGGGAATCACGGCGGTGGGCGCCGCCGGTCTGCTCTACTCGGCAGGGTTCGAGGCCCGTTCCTTCCGCCTCCGGCGGGTGACGGTCCCGGTCCTGCCCCCGGGCATGCGACCGCTGCGCGTCCTGCAGGTCTCCGACATCCACATGGTCGGCGGGCAGAGCAAGAAGCAGCGCTGGCTGCGTTCCCTGGCCGGCCTGCGGCCCGACTTCGTGATCAACACCGGGGACAACCTCTCGGACCCCGAGGGCGTGCCCGAGGTCCTGGACGCGCTGGGCCCCCTGATGGAGTTCCCGGGGGCGTACGTCTTCGGTTCGAACGACTACTACGGCCCCAAACTCCGCAACCCCGCACGGTACTTGTTCGAGAAGGCCCAGGGCCGTCACGGACTGAACGGCAACAAGCCCGCGGTGAGCGCCATCCACAACCCGTGGGAGGACCTGCGGGACGGCTTCGACACCGCGGGCTGGCTCAACCTGACGAACACCCGGGGCACGCTGAAGATAGAGGGCTCCGAGATCGAGCTGACGGGCCTCGACGACCCGCACATCAAGCGCGACCGGTACGCACGCGTGGCCGGCGGCCCGTCCGAGTCCGCCGACTTCTCGATGGGCGTCGTGCACGCCCCGTACCTGCGCACCCTGGACGCGTTCACCGCCGACGGCTATCCCCTGGTCCTGGCGGGCCACACCCACGGCGGCCAGCTCTGCCTCCCCTTCTACGGCGCCTTCGTGACCAACTGCGACCTGGACACGGACCGCGTCAAGGGCCTCTCCACGCACACGGCGGAGGGCCGGACCTCCTACATGCACGTCTCAGCGGGCTGCGGCACGAACCGCTACACCCCGGTCCGCTTCGCGTGCCCGCCGGAGGCTTCGCTGCTCACGTTGGTGGCCCGCCAGTAG
- a CDS encoding Pr6Pr family membrane protein: MITPMPRDIPDLPAIPGISPPFVSFVPATAVATPTRRPFTAVFRILVALAAAAGVAIDVKLGSPVRVLSYFTIQTNLLVALVFAASARRAWSARRPLPGVLTGGTLIYISITGLVYHLLLANESSPFSMTGGGDTLSGWHAAANHLLHTVTPIAVVLDWLLLTRPAPLAFRNAVTWLLYPLAYLVFSLARGAAIPPGNPVRYLYPFVDVERHGYAGVLGNTAILGVAFYALALLIVAVDHVRPDPVRRRVRGLENRISSPGTSGLK; encoded by the coding sequence ATGATCACCCCCATGCCCCGGGACATACCCGATCTCCCCGCGATACCGGGTATCTCTCCGCCGTTCGTCTCCTTCGTCCCGGCGACGGCGGTCGCCACGCCCACGCGCCGCCCGTTCACGGCGGTCTTCCGCATCCTGGTGGCGCTCGCGGCGGCGGCGGGCGTGGCCATCGACGTGAAGCTGGGCAGCCCGGTCCGGGTGCTGAGCTACTTCACCATCCAGACGAACCTGCTGGTCGCGCTGGTCTTCGCGGCATCGGCCCGGCGGGCCTGGTCGGCCCGGCGCCCCCTGCCCGGGGTCCTGACGGGCGGCACGCTGATCTACATCTCGATCACGGGCCTGGTGTACCACCTGCTCCTGGCGAACGAGTCGAGCCCGTTCTCCATGACCGGAGGAGGCGACACGCTCTCCGGCTGGCATGCGGCGGCCAACCATCTCCTGCACACGGTGACCCCGATCGCCGTGGTCCTCGACTGGCTCCTGCTGACACGACCGGCCCCGCTGGCGTTCCGGAACGCGGTGACCTGGCTGCTCTACCCGCTCGCCTACCTGGTCTTCTCCCTGGCCCGCGGGGCGGCGATCCCGCCGGGAAACCCGGTCCGCTACCTGTACCCCTTCGTCGACGTGGAGCGCCACGGCTACGCCGGCGTCCTCGGCAACACCGCCATCCTCGGCGTGGCCTTCTACGCCCTGGCCCTGCTCATCGTCGCGGTCGACCACGTCCGCCCGGACCCGGTCCGACGCCGCGTACGAGGCCTCGAAAACCGGATTTCGTCTCCGGGCACCAGTGGGCTAAAGTAA
- a CDS encoding nuclease-related domain-containing protein encodes MTPTSPTASTTPMAPLHPPLTPPLPPLTPLDDLAENAPGTARRPRIDESSAGPVARALGRILGRPADGDSWRKGAGGERRVGAELDRLRRHGWYVLHSIPLPGDVDLDHLLIGPGGVFSINTKDHPGKPVWVGDDAVKVDNGDPRPYARRSRSEAERVQRVLGHYCGFTVPVDPVLVFVGITDLKVEATQLRVRVYREREVSSLAPLTGVWTPAQVTRIHTVARHRRTWLEA; translated from the coding sequence ATGACCCCCACGAGCCCCACGGCCTCCACGACTCCCATGGCCCCGCTCCACCCACCCCTGACTCCGCCTCTCCCACCCCTGACCCCACTCGACGACCTGGCGGAGAACGCGCCCGGCACGGCACGCCGGCCGAGGATCGACGAGTCCTCGGCGGGTCCCGTCGCACGGGCCCTGGGCCGCATACTCGGGCGCCCGGCCGACGGGGACTCGTGGCGCAAGGGCGCGGGGGGCGAACGCCGCGTCGGCGCCGAACTCGACCGGCTGCGCCGGCACGGATGGTACGTCCTGCACTCCATCCCGTTGCCCGGGGACGTGGACCTCGACCACCTCCTGATCGGGCCCGGCGGAGTGTTCAGCATCAACACCAAGGACCACCCGGGAAAGCCGGTCTGGGTCGGCGACGACGCCGTGAAGGTCGACAACGGGGACCCCCGGCCGTACGCCCGCAGGAGCCGATCCGAAGCGGAGCGGGTCCAACGCGTCCTCGGCCACTACTGCGGCTTCACCGTCCCGGTCGACCCGGTCCTCGTCTTCGTCGGCATCACCGACCTGAAGGTCGAAGCGACCCAGCTCCGGGTGAGGGTCTACCGAGAACGCGAGGTCTCCTCCCTGGCCCCGCTGACCGGCGTCTGGACCCCGGCCCAGGTCACACGCATCCACACCGTCGCCCGCCACCGGAGGACCTGGCTGGAGGCTTGA
- a CDS encoding carboxymuconolactone decarboxylase family protein, protein MEARLNLFASPVAAKFGKHLNAAGKALADSTLPAATQELVKLRASQINGCGFCTDMHTKDAEHAGETSVRLNLVAAWREATVFTDAERAALELTEQATRIADAAGGVTDECWANAAKYYDEEQLATLVCVISLINAFNRGNVMIQQPAGGYRPGQFA, encoded by the coding sequence ATGGAAGCCCGTCTGAACCTCTTCGCCAGCCCGGTCGCCGCGAAGTTCGGGAAGCACCTCAACGCGGCGGGCAAGGCGCTCGCCGACTCGACCCTGCCGGCCGCGACGCAGGAACTGGTGAAGCTCCGCGCCAGCCAGATCAACGGCTGCGGCTTCTGCACCGACATGCACACCAAGGACGCCGAACACGCCGGCGAGACGTCGGTACGCCTCAACCTGGTCGCGGCCTGGCGGGAGGCCACGGTGTTCACCGACGCCGAGCGCGCCGCCCTGGAACTGACGGAACAGGCCACCCGCATCGCCGACGCGGCGGGCGGCGTCACCGACGAGTGCTGGGCGAACGCCGCCAAGTACTACGACGAGGAGCAACTCGCCACTCTGGTCTGCGTCATCTCCCTCATCAACGCCTTCAACCGGGGCAACGTCATGATCCAGCAGCCCGCGGGCGGTTACCGGCCGGGGCAGTTCGCCTGA
- a CDS encoding NAD-binding protein, protein MVVAGDDALAHRLAAELRGVYGEQVTLVVPPAQRSVRPPVVGRTRATALFDRVSAAVNRASGTGNGNGNGGNGGGDGAALAGARVGEPPGSERVLEAAELTEDVLGDAGVERAAALALVYDDDETNIRAALTARRLNPRIRLVLRLYNRRLGQHIEALLDQASALAGAPLRTGAPGPGSSGDPGGPGDPGRDVYDASTTVLSDADTAAPALAATAVAGTSKVVQTDGLMLRAVERPPPAPGEVADPGLCTLALLSATANDPAGADGSEGSGSQGPQLLPDEGAVAGATGRGTVVLENVSYAGPELSSGRGVVPSFGSLLSRRLRWSFAGLVACVVGLAVASMLVTGERPLQATYLTLLDLFAINDPAIGEPLGRQILQLCSGMVGLLLLPVLLAAVLEALGTFRSGSALRKPPRGLSGHVVLLGVGKIGTRVLARLRELHIPVVCVEADPEARGLALARRLRVPVVLGDVTQEGVLEAAKIRRAHALLALTSADTTNLEAVLYARSVQPDLRVVLRLYDDDFATAVYRTLRAAHPGALTRSRSVSHLAAPAFAGAMMGRQILGAIPVERRVLLFAAIDVGGHPQLEGRTVGEAFRAGSWRVLALDTAPRGQRRAASAASSRGPSLVWDLPATYVLKPEDRVVLAATRRGLAELLGRRPRRRAGT, encoded by the coding sequence ATGGTGGTGGCCGGTGACGACGCCCTGGCGCACCGGCTGGCCGCCGAGTTGCGCGGGGTCTACGGCGAACAGGTCACCCTCGTCGTACCGCCCGCGCAGCGGAGCGTGCGGCCGCCGGTGGTCGGGCGGACGCGGGCCACCGCCCTGTTCGACCGCGTCTCCGCTGCCGTCAACCGGGCCTCCGGGACCGGCAACGGGAACGGCAATGGGGGGAACGGGGGCGGGGACGGCGCCGCCCTCGCGGGTGCGCGCGTCGGCGAGCCGCCCGGTTCCGAACGGGTGCTGGAAGCAGCGGAGTTGACCGAGGACGTGCTCGGCGACGCCGGGGTCGAGCGGGCCGCCGCGCTGGCGCTCGTGTACGACGACGACGAGACCAACATCCGTGCCGCCCTCACCGCCCGACGGCTCAACCCGCGGATCCGGCTCGTCCTGCGGCTCTACAACCGGCGCCTCGGACAGCACATCGAAGCCCTCCTCGACCAGGCCTCCGCCCTCGCCGGAGCCCCGCTCCGCACCGGGGCACCGGGGCCCGGCAGCTCAGGAGACCCCGGCGGTCCCGGCGACCCGGGCCGTGACGTGTACGACGCGTCCACCACCGTCCTGTCCGACGCCGACACCGCCGCCCCCGCGCTGGCCGCCACCGCCGTGGCCGGCACCAGCAAGGTCGTCCAGACCGACGGGCTGATGCTCCGCGCGGTCGAGCGGCCACCGCCGGCCCCAGGCGAGGTCGCCGATCCCGGACTGTGCACCCTCGCCCTGCTGTCCGCGACGGCCAACGACCCTGCCGGCGCGGATGGTTCGGAAGGCAGCGGATCCCAAGGACCTCAACTGCTGCCCGACGAAGGGGCGGTGGCCGGCGCCACCGGGCGCGGCACCGTCGTCCTGGAGAACGTCTCGTACGCCGGTCCCGAACTGTCCTCCGGTCGCGGCGTCGTCCCGTCCTTCGGTTCGCTGCTCTCGCGGCGGCTGCGCTGGTCGTTCGCCGGCCTCGTCGCGTGCGTGGTCGGGCTCGCCGTCGCCTCGATGCTGGTCACCGGCGAGAGACCGCTCCAGGCGACGTATCTGACGCTGCTCGATCTGTTCGCCATCAACGACCCGGCCATAGGCGAGCCACTGGGGCGCCAGATCCTCCAACTCTGCTCCGGCATGGTCGGGTTGCTGCTCCTGCCGGTGCTGCTGGCCGCCGTTCTGGAGGCGCTCGGTACGTTCCGCAGCGGGTCCGCGCTGCGCAAGCCGCCGCGCGGTCTGTCCGGGCACGTGGTGCTGCTCGGCGTCGGCAAGATCGGCACCCGCGTGCTGGCCCGGCTGCGGGAGCTGCACATCCCCGTGGTGTGCGTCGAGGCCGATCCGGAGGCACGTGGGCTGGCACTCGCCCGGCGCCTGCGCGTGCCGGTCGTGCTGGGCGACGTGACGCAGGAAGGCGTGCTGGAGGCCGCCAAGATCCGCCGGGCCCACGCGCTGCTGGCGCTGACCAGCGCGGACACCACGAACCTGGAGGCCGTGCTGTACGCCCGCAGCGTGCAGCCCGACCTGCGCGTCGTCCTGCGGCTGTACGACGACGACTTCGCGACCGCCGTGTACCGCACCCTGCGGGCCGCGCATCCCGGCGCGCTCACCCGCAGTCGCAGCGTGTCCCATCTGGCCGCGCCGGCGTTCGCCGGGGCGATGATGGGCCGGCAGATCCTCGGGGCGATTCCGGTCGAGCGGCGGGTGCTGCTGTTCGCCGCGATCGACGTGGGCGGCCATCCGCAGTTGGAGGGGCGCACGGTGGGTGAGGCGTTCCGGGCCGGGTCGTGGCGGGTCCTCGCCCTCGACACCGCGCCCCGGGGACAGCGCCGGGCGGCTTCTGCGGCCTCCTCGCGCGGCCCCAGTCTGGTGTGGGACCTGCCCGCCACCTACGTCCTGAAGCCCGAGGACCGTGTGGTCCTCGCGGCGACCCGACGCGGCCTCGCGGAACTGCTCGGACGGCGTCCCCGGCGGCGGGCCGGGACGTAG
- a CDS encoding S9 family peptidase, translating into MTESSRSTEQQQADMPDWEKRFRAPRVSLPDWAEDAPHRSLFVSNATGTYELYAWDRATGEQRQVTHRANGTTDGVLSPDGAWIWWFDDKDGDEFGIWRRRPFEAPLVDGETDEPAVPDLDASYPAGLAIGRDGRTAVVGRSTDDDGSTIHLARAGESPVEIYRHRESAGVGDLAHDGSLIAIEHTEHGDAMHSALRVLRPDGSAVAELDDTEDGTVELGLEVLGFAPVDGDSRLLIGHQRRGRWEPLVWDVSTGEQTDLALDLPGDVAADWYPDGSALLVAHSFEARSDLWRYDLATGELTEVPTPPGTVSGATARPDGTVEYLWSSAAEPSAVRSTTGAVVLDPPGLKSPGSVPVEDVWVEGPGGRIHALIQKPAGTTGPLPTVFDIHGGPTWHDSDSFAAGPAAWVDHGYAVVRVNYRGSTGYGRAWTDALKHRVGLIELEDIEAVRAWAVDSGLADPERLILTGGSWGGYLTLLGLGTQPDAWTLGIAAVPVADYVTAYHDEMEALKAMDRTLLGGTPEEVPERFEASSPLTYVDAVKAPVYISAGVNDPRCPIRQIDNYVTRLAAREAPHEVYRYDAGHGSLVVDERIKQVRLELDFAERYLGK; encoded by the coding sequence ATGACTGAGAGCAGCAGGTCCACCGAGCAGCAGCAGGCCGACATGCCCGACTGGGAGAAGCGCTTCCGGGCACCCCGGGTGTCGCTGCCGGACTGGGCGGAGGACGCCCCGCACCGCTCCCTGTTCGTCTCGAACGCGACGGGGACGTACGAGCTGTACGCGTGGGACCGTGCGACGGGGGAGCAGCGCCAGGTCACCCACCGGGCGAACGGCACGACGGACGGCGTGCTCTCGCCCGACGGCGCGTGGATCTGGTGGTTCGACGACAAGGACGGCGACGAGTTCGGCATCTGGCGCCGCCGCCCCTTCGAGGCCCCCCTGGTCGACGGCGAGACCGACGAACCGGCCGTCCCCGATCTCGACGCCTCGTACCCCGCGGGCCTCGCCATCGGCCGCGACGGACGGACGGCCGTGGTCGGACGCTCGACGGACGACGACGGTTCGACGATCCACCTGGCGCGGGCCGGCGAGTCCCCGGTGGAGATCTACCGGCACCGCGAGTCGGCCGGCGTCGGCGACCTCGCGCACGACGGCTCGCTGATCGCGATCGAGCACACCGAGCACGGCGACGCGATGCACTCAGCGCTGCGGGTGCTGCGCCCGGACGGCTCCGCCGTCGCCGAGCTCGACGACACCGAGGACGGCACCGTCGAGCTGGGACTCGAAGTGCTGGGCTTCGCCCCGGTGGACGGGGACAGCCGACTGCTCATCGGACATCAGCGACGGGGCCGCTGGGAGCCCCTGGTGTGGGACGTGTCGACCGGCGAGCAGACCGACCTGGCCCTCGACCTCCCCGGTGACGTGGCCGCCGATTGGTATCCGGACGGCTCGGCCCTCCTCGTCGCCCACAGCTTCGAAGCCCGCAGCGACCTCTGGCGGTACGACCTCGCCACCGGCGAGCTGACCGAGGTCCCGACCCCGCCGGGCACGGTCTCGGGAGCGACGGCGCGCCCCGACGGCACCGTGGAGTACCTGTGGTCCTCGGCGGCCGAGCCGTCGGCGGTCCGCTCCACGACCGGCGCGGTCGTCCTGGACCCGCCCGGCCTGAAGTCCCCGGGGTCGGTCCCCGTGGAGGACGTCTGGGTCGAGGGGCCCGGCGGCCGCATCCACGCCCTGATCCAGAAGCCGGCCGGCACCACCGGTCCGCTCCCCACCGTCTTCGACATCCACGGCGGTCCGACCTGGCACGACAGCGACTCGTTCGCGGCGGGCCCGGCAGCCTGGGTCGACCACGGCTACGCGGTGGTCCGGGTCAACTACCGCGGCTCCACGGGCTACGGCCGTGCCTGGACGGACGCGCTCAAGCACCGCGTCGGCCTCATCGAGCTGGAGGACATCGAGGCGGTCCGCGCCTGGGCGGTGGACTCCGGTCTGGCCGACCCCGAGCGGCTGATCCTCACCGGCGGATCCTGGGGCGGCTACCTCACCCTCCTCGGCCTCGGCACGCAGCCCGACGCGTGGACGCTCGGCATCGCCGCCGTCCCGGTCGCCGACTACGTCACGGCGTACCACGACGAGATGGAGGCGCTGAAGGCGATGGACCGCACGCTGCTCGGCGGCACCCCGGAAGAGGTCCCCGAGCGCTTCGAGGCGTCCTCCCCGCTGACCTACGTCGACGCGGTGAAGGCCCCCGTCTACATCTCGGCCGGCGTGAACGACCCCCGCTGTCCCATCCGCCAGATCGACAACTACGTCACCCGCCTCGCCGCCCGCGAAGCCCCGCACGAGGTCTACCGCTACGACGCGGGCCACGGCTCCCTGGTCGTCGACGAACGCATCAAGCAGGTCCGCCTGGAACTGGACTTCGCGGAGAGGTACTTGGGGAAGTAG
- a CDS encoding nuclear transport factor 2 family protein, whose protein sequence is MTDLRTTVESYWAAADARDWEAFAGLLAEDVIYTLPQTRERISGRERYVAFNREYPGDWHARIERVVAESGHAVSWIRLTVGPEEMQAVTFFTAGEDGRITTVTDFWPEPYEPPAGRERLVERY, encoded by the coding sequence ATGACCGATCTGCGCACCACCGTCGAGAGCTACTGGGCCGCGGCCGACGCCCGGGACTGGGAGGCCTTCGCCGGCCTGCTCGCCGAGGACGTCATCTACACCCTGCCCCAGACGCGGGAGCGCATCAGCGGCAGAGAGCGCTACGTCGCGTTCAACCGCGAGTACCCGGGCGACTGGCACGCGCGGATCGAGCGGGTCGTGGCCGAGTCCGGTCACGCCGTCTCGTGGATCCGTCTCACGGTGGGCCCGGAGGAGATGCAGGCGGTCACGTTCTTCACCGCCGGCGAGGACGGCAGGATCACGACGGTCACGGACTTCTGGCCCGAGCCGTACGAGCCTCCGGCGGGCCGGGAGCGTCTCGTGGAGCGCTACTGA
- a CDS encoding SURF1 family protein, whose amino-acid sequence MYRFLLTPRWWGINVFVLLAIPFCIFMGSWQLGRFEDRVQDHRTADKAASAAKTDPARPLAGMLPVTTQTSGKQTLATGRYGEQLLVPDRELDGRQGFYVLTLLRVDGGKALPVVRGWLPGAADPAKAPAAPGGEVTVTGALQASESPGSNGVSTAGGLPSGQTAAISAASLVNLVPYTPYDAWITLDKADAGMKAVPPAAPQNTGLDLKAFQNLGYTGEWFVFAGFVVFMWFRLLRREVEFARDAELGLFPDAGPEEGDASGSASVPETGAGDTDGEGEVTTVDRDGNGARDEAAADATPSTTA is encoded by the coding sequence GTGTACCGGTTCCTGCTGACGCCCCGCTGGTGGGGGATCAACGTCTTCGTGCTGTTGGCCATCCCCTTCTGCATCTTCATGGGGTCATGGCAGTTGGGGCGCTTCGAGGACCGGGTGCAGGACCACCGGACGGCGGACAAGGCGGCCTCGGCGGCCAAGACGGACCCCGCCAGGCCGCTGGCCGGCATGCTGCCCGTGACCACGCAGACGTCCGGCAAGCAGACCCTCGCGACGGGCCGGTACGGCGAGCAGCTCCTCGTGCCCGACCGCGAACTGGACGGCAGGCAGGGCTTCTACGTCCTGACGCTGCTGCGTGTGGACGGCGGCAAGGCACTGCCCGTGGTCCGCGGCTGGCTGCCCGGTGCGGCCGACCCGGCGAAGGCCCCGGCCGCCCCCGGCGGCGAGGTCACCGTGACGGGCGCGCTGCAGGCCTCCGAGAGCCCCGGCTCGAACGGGGTCAGCACGGCCGGCGGACTTCCCTCGGGGCAGACCGCCGCGATCAGCGCCGCGTCCCTGGTGAACCTGGTGCCGTACACCCCGTACGACGCGTGGATCACCCTCGACAAGGCCGACGCCGGCATGAAGGCGGTGCCGCCGGCCGCCCCGCAGAACACGGGGCTCGACCTCAAGGCGTTCCAGAACCTCGGCTACACCGGCGAGTGGTTCGTCTTCGCGGGCTTCGTCGTCTTCATGTGGTTCCGTTTGCTGCGCCGCGAGGTGGAGTTCGCCCGCGACGCCGAGCTGGGCCTGTTCCCGGACGCCGGCCCCGAGGAGGGCGACGCCTCCGGATCCGCGTCCGTCCCGGAGACGGGTGCCGGCGACACCGACGGCGAGGGCGAGGTCACCACGGTCGACCGTGACGGAAACGGTGCTCGTGACGAAGCCGCCGCGGACGCCACACCCTCCACCACCGCGTAG
- a CDS encoding SigE family RNA polymerase sigma factor, whose translation MPVIAPMPATRPTRIPDQRDGAEDIAAAGTTVDHLTETYRAHYRSLLGLAALLLDDTASCEDVVQEAFIRVHSARKRVRDPEKTLAYLRQTVVNLSRSALRRRILGLKLLSKPMPDMASAEEGAYDQLERDALIKAMKGLQRRQREVLVLRYFADMTEAQVAETLGVSLGSVKAYGSRGIAALRVAMEAQA comes from the coding sequence ATGCCGGTGATCGCGCCCATGCCTGCGACGCGGCCTACCCGCATTCCGGACCAGCGTGACGGCGCCGAGGACATCGCGGCGGCGGGCACGACCGTCGACCATCTCACCGAGACGTACCGGGCGCACTACCGCTCGCTCCTCGGTCTGGCGGCACTCCTCCTCGACGACACCGCCTCCTGCGAGGACGTCGTCCAGGAGGCCTTCATCCGGGTGCACTCGGCGCGCAAGCGCGTGCGGGACCCGGAGAAGACGCTCGCCTACCTGAGGCAGACCGTCGTCAACCTGTCGCGCTCGGCCCTGCGCCGTCGCATCCTCGGCCTCAAGCTCCTCTCGAAGCCGATGCCCGACATGGCGAGCGCCGAGGAAGGCGCCTACGACCAGTTGGAGCGCGACGCGCTGATCAAGGCGATGAAGGGACTCCAGCGCCGTCAGCGCGAGGTCCTCGTCCTGCGCTACTTCGCGGACATGACGGAGGCCCAGGTCGCCGAGACCCTCGGCGTCTCCCTGGGCTCCGTCAAGGCGTACGGCTCGCGCGGTATCGCCGCGCTCCGCGTCGCCATGGAGGCCCAGGCATGA
- a CDS encoding aspartate-semialdehyde dehydrogenase encodes MTGRPTLAVVGATGAVGSVMLQILSQHADIWGEIRLIASPRSAGRKLAVRGEEVEVVALSEESFDGVDVAMFDVPDDVAAQWAPIAAAKGAVVVDNSGAFRMDPEVPLVVPEVNPHAARVRPRGIVANPNCTTLSMIVALGALHAEFGLRELVVSSYQAVSGAGRAGIDTLRQQMSLVAGTELGTSPGDVRRAVGDNTGPFPEPVALNVVPWAGSLAEDGWSSEEMKVRNETRKILALPQLKVAVTCVRVPVVTTHSLTVHARFEGEVTVDKAREILATAPGVVLFDNPAAGEFPTPADVVGTDPTWVGRVRRALDDSTALELFVCGDNLRKGAALNTAQIAELVAAEIVGA; translated from the coding sequence ATGACCGGACGACCGACGCTCGCGGTCGTGGGTGCGACCGGAGCCGTCGGCTCGGTCATGCTCCAGATCCTGTCCCAGCACGCGGACATCTGGGGCGAGATCCGTCTGATCGCCTCGCCGCGCTCCGCCGGCCGCAAGCTGGCCGTGCGCGGTGAGGAGGTCGAGGTGGTGGCCCTGTCGGAGGAGTCCTTCGACGGGGTCGACGTCGCCATGTTCGACGTCCCGGACGACGTGGCCGCCCAGTGGGCACCGATCGCCGCCGCGAAGGGCGCGGTCGTCGTCGACAACTCGGGCGCCTTCCGGATGGACCCGGAAGTGCCCCTCGTCGTCCCCGAGGTGAATCCGCACGCCGCGCGCGTGCGCCCCCGCGGGATCGTCGCGAACCCGAACTGCACGACCCTCTCGATGATCGTGGCGCTCGGCGCGCTGCACGCCGAGTTCGGGCTGCGCGAACTCGTCGTCTCCTCGTACCAGGCCGTGAGTGGCGCCGGCCGCGCGGGCATCGACACCCTGCGCCAGCAGATGTCCCTGGTCGCCGGTACGGAACTGGGCACGAGCCCCGGTGACGTACGCCGGGCCGTCGGTGACAACACGGGCCCCTTCCCGGAGCCGGTCGCGTTGAACGTGGTGCCCTGGGCCGGGTCGCTCGCCGAGGACGGCTGGTCCTCGGAGGAGATGAAGGTCCGCAACGAGACGCGCAAGATCCTCGCGCTGCCGCAGCTGAAGGTCGCCGTGACCTGTGTCCGCGTTCCCGTCGTCACCACGCACTCCCTGACCGTCCACGCCCGTTTCGAGGGCGAGGTCACCGTCGACAAGGCGCGGGAGATTCTGGCCACCGCGCCCGGTGTCGTGCTGTTCGACAACCCCGCCGCGGGCGAGTTCCCCACTCCCGCCGACGTGGTGGGCACCGATCCCACGTGGGTCGGACGGGTCCGCCGGGCCCTGGACGATTCGACGGCCCTCGAACTGTTTGTGTGCGGCGACAACCTGCGCAAGGGTGCTGCATTGAACACCGCTCAGATCGCGGAGCTGGTGGCGGCGGAGATCGTCGGCGCCTGA